One Desulfovibrio fairfieldensis genomic window carries:
- a CDS encoding SPOR domain-containing protein, producing the protein MASASRSSASGQDSPKTGPRLRPSSLVAACFLVLAAVALAYVGGVMSGRAYAVRHAVPAAATQPGARADAGEKPVDLISQGAEAVQDGADAGQRILAPEDLRFARALRNDSANASEPDPARPAPAMPQATAAAPGQGAQNTQPGQNAPGGVPASPFAPAVPEGQTPPPAPAATMFDYVFQVAAFKDEDSVDSLRQRLEGRGLRTRMQRDGKLFLVLVLLRGDAARAAEVPQIMQELHLGQPIVRSRKPAMP; encoded by the coding sequence ATGGCCTCCGCTTCCCGTTCGTCCGCATCCGGGCAAGACAGCCCCAAAACCGGTCCGCGCCTGCGCCCGTCGTCGCTGGTGGCGGCGTGTTTTCTGGTGCTGGCGGCCGTTGCCCTGGCCTATGTGGGCGGGGTTATGAGTGGGCGCGCATACGCGGTCAGGCACGCGGTTCCGGCTGCGGCGACGCAGCCCGGCGCGCGGGCGGACGCCGGTGAAAAGCCCGTGGACCTCATCAGCCAGGGCGCGGAAGCGGTACAGGACGGCGCGGACGCGGGCCAGCGGATACTGGCTCCGGAAGATCTGCGTTTCGCTCGGGCTCTGCGCAATGATTCCGCCAATGCCTCCGAGCCGGACCCGGCCCGGCCCGCTCCGGCAATGCCGCAGGCGACCGCCGCAGCGCCCGGCCAGGGCGCGCAAAACACGCAACCCGGCCAAAACGCGCCGGGCGGCGTTCCCGCCTCGCCCTTCGCCCCGGCCGTGCCGGAAGGCCAGACCCCGCCGCCCGCTCCGGCGGCCACCATGTTCGACTACGTCTTTCAGGTAGCGGCCTTCAAGGATGAGGACAGCGTGGACAGCCTGCGTCAGCGGTTGGAGGGCCGGGGGCTGCGCACCCGTATGCAACGCGACGGCAAGCTCTTTCTGGTCCTGGTGCTGCTGCGCGGCGACGCCGCCCGCGCGGCGGAAGTGCCGCAGATCATGCAGGAGCTGCATCTGGGGCAGCCCATTGTGCGCAGCCGCAAGCCAGCCATGCCTTAA
- a CDS encoding catalase translates to MADNMKNKDSLTTNAGAPVPNNNHALTAGPRGPMLMQDVWFQEKLAHFDREVIPERRMHARGSGAYGTFTVTHDLTKYTRASLFAEIGKKTDVFARFSTVAGERGAADAERDIRGFALKFYTDQGNWDMVGNNTPVFFLRDPLNFPDLNHVVKRNPRTNMHSAKDNWDFWTLLPEALHQVTVVMSDRGIPASYRHMHGFGSHTYSLINAKNERFWVKFHFRTQQGIKNLTDAEAQELIGRDRDSHQRDLYEHIEKGDYPRWTLYFQIMPEEDAEKLPYHPFDLTKVWYHKDYPLMEVGVLELNRNPENYFAEVEQAAFNPSNLVPGIGVSPDKMLQGRLFSYGDAQRYRLGVNHHLIPVNKSRCPYHSFHRDGQMRVDGNYGSYTSYEPNSEGAWQEQPEFAEPPLKISGDAARWNYPCDDADYFEQPGKLFRLMSPEQKEALFGNTARALGDAPKEIKLRHIRNCAKADPAYGAGVAKACGIPESEI, encoded by the coding sequence ATGGCAGATAATATGAAAAATAAAGACTCGCTCACCACCAATGCCGGCGCGCCGGTGCCCAATAATAATCATGCCCTGACCGCCGGTCCGCGCGGCCCCATGCTTATGCAGGACGTCTGGTTTCAGGAGAAGCTGGCCCATTTCGACCGTGAAGTGATTCCGGAACGGCGCATGCATGCCCGTGGTTCCGGCGCGTACGGCACCTTTACGGTGACCCATGACCTCACCAAATACACCAGGGCTTCGCTGTTTGCTGAAATCGGCAAAAAAACCGATGTGTTCGCCCGATTCTCCACCGTGGCGGGCGAGCGCGGCGCCGCTGACGCGGAGCGCGACATCCGCGGCTTTGCCCTCAAATTTTATACGGATCAGGGCAACTGGGACATGGTTGGCAATAACACGCCGGTCTTCTTTTTGCGCGACCCGCTTAATTTCCCGGACCTGAACCACGTGGTCAAGCGCAACCCGCGCACCAATATGCACAGCGCCAAGGACAACTGGGACTTCTGGACCCTGCTGCCCGAAGCCCTGCACCAGGTCACCGTGGTCATGAGCGACCGGGGCATTCCGGCTTCCTACCGGCACATGCACGGTTTCGGCAGTCATACCTACAGCCTGATCAACGCCAAAAACGAACGCTTCTGGGTCAAATTCCACTTCAGAACCCAGCAGGGCATCAAAAATCTCACGGACGCCGAGGCCCAGGAACTTATCGGGCGCGACCGCGACAGCCATCAGCGCGATCTGTACGAGCACATCGAAAAGGGCGACTATCCCCGCTGGACCCTGTACTTCCAGATCATGCCCGAGGAAGACGCCGAGAAGCTGCCCTACCATCCCTTTGATTTGACCAAGGTCTGGTACCACAAGGATTATCCGCTCATGGAAGTGGGCGTGCTGGAACTGAACCGCAATCCGGAAAACTATTTCGCGGAAGTGGAACAGGCCGCTTTCAACCCCTCCAATCTGGTGCCCGGCATCGGCGTTTCGCCGGACAAGATGCTTCAGGGCCGCCTGTTCTCCTACGGCGACGCGCAGCGGTACCGCCTGGGCGTCAATCACCATCTGATCCCGGTGAACAAGTCGCGCTGCCCCTATCACAGCTTCCACCGCGACGGCCAGATGCGCGTGGACGGCAACTACGGCAGCTACACCAGCTATGAGCCCAACAGCGAGGGCGCCTGGCAGGAACAGCCCGAGTTCGCCGAGCCGCCGCTGAAGATCAGCGGCGATGCGGCCCGCTGGAATTATCCCTGCGACGATGCCGACTACTTTGAACAGCCCGGCAAGCTCTTCCGGCTGATGAGCCCGGAACAGAAAGAAGCCCTGTTCGGCAATACGGCCCGTGCCCTGGGCGACGCGCCCAAGGAAATCAAGCTGCGCCACATCCGCAACTGCGCCAAAGCCGATCCGGCTTACGGCGCCGGTGTGGCCAAGGCCTGCGGCATTCCTGAAAGCGAAATCTGA